The Microbacterium sp. zg-Y1090 sequence TGCTGATCCGATCTCCGATCGCGAGGTGCACCGTCGCGGTTTCGTTCGTTCCCGTCGTTGTGTCCTGACTCATGTCTCTCTCCTTCTCTGTTGTCATGGTCTGAACCCCTGGCCCGGCGCGCTCAGGCATCCCGGCGCTTGAGCAGCACCGCTGCGGCGGTGAACAGCACGACCACCCAGCCGACGAGCACGAGCCCGCCCTGCCATGGTTCGGTGAGCCAGCCGGCGGATGCCGGTGCGAGAAGGTCCACCCAGCTCTGCTCGGTCGGGTATGTGAAGAGGATGCCGCCGGCGGTCGACGGCAGCAGCATCGCGAGGTTCTCCACCCAGCCCGACGATGCGAAGCCGAGCACGAGGGCCAGCACGAGCGGTGCCGCCAGCACCAGGCCGAGCGCAACGGCGATGCCTCCGGCGGTGTTGCGCAGGAGCGCTCCGATGCCGAACGAGATGAGACCCACCAGCACGAGGTAGCCCACACCTCCGAGCAGCGCGAGCCAGTACTGCGGGTCGTCGAGGGCGACGCTGAGTCCGTCGGCCGCGAACAGCGCCGCCGAGACCGGAGCCGTGA is a genomic window containing:
- a CDS encoding ABC transporter permease subunit; translated protein: MSTTRTTTATHPTLSPVGHDLRFTGVLRAEWIKLRSIRSTWWAYAILVVLTVGFGAQMSASLSFQGVEAVPTQDAVQDMAVYAVMVSTDVGALIVSVLGVLIIAGEYGTGMIRSTLTAVPQRVPALVAKAIVFAVATFVVSAVAFAITAPVSAALFAADGLSVALDDPQYWLALLGGVGYLVLVGLISFGIGALLRNTAGGIAVALGLVLAAPLVLALVLGFASSGWVENLAMLLPSTAGGILFTYPTEQSWVDLLAPASAGWLTEPWQGGLVLVGWVVVLFTAAAVLLKRRDA